Proteins from a genomic interval of Syngnathus acus chromosome 4, fSynAcu1.2, whole genome shotgun sequence:
- the loxl5a gene encoding lysyl oxidase-like 5a: MKKFAFLLLCLLDVAVRLSNAQHRHPSRARLNPWKHRFEWENNGRVYSLLSTGTQYRAPAQSRGRTQVLLTTMNRGQLPPPSRRTSGDLGQVNAADADQNLIPRDQAWSPGSTVAFTNQEFSGGGPSSSSGATTQPSLDLTHRPQPSNPTPRPPMTNNHERAQNTQQRAEPEATEAPVILSRNVVEVHYTQQRTDPIRTNTTEPRRDPNGSQHRNSVFYNVYPPDQRNRVPARPLQPGPGHSTNFFHNGLPDLIPDPYYIQAASYIQRVQMFALHCAAEENCLSRSAYHPSVRDLDYRVLLRFPQRVKNQGTVDFLPKKPRHQWEWHSCHRHYHSMEAFSNYDLLDTSNGRKVAEGHKASFCLEDTSCERGVRRRFACTAHTQGLSPGCYDTYHANIDCQWIDITDVPPGNYTLQVTVNPYKLVEESDFSNNVAKCDIRYTGSYVQATNCRIAKS; encoded by the exons ATGAAGAAATTTGCCTTTCTGCTCCTTTGCCTCCTGGATGTTGCGGTGCGCCTGAGTAACGCGCAGCATCGTCATCCTTCGCGTGCACGACTCAACCCGTGGAAGCACAGGTTCGAGTGGGAGAACAACGGCAGGGTCTACAGCTTGCTGAGCACGGGGACACAGTACCGGGCGCCTGCGCAATCCAGGGGCCGAACCCAGGTCCTGTTGACCACCATGAACCGAGGTCAACTCCCGCCTCCGTCGAGAAGAACATCCGGAGATCTGGGTCAGGTGAACGCTGCCGATGCAGATCAGAATTTAATCCCAAGGGACCAAGCGTGGTCACCCGGCAGCACAGTGGCCTTTACCAATCAGGAGTTCTCCGGTGGAGGACCAAGCTCCTCTTCCGGTGCAACCACGCAGCCGTCTTTGGATCTTACGCACAGACCTCAACCCTCAAACCCGACACCTCGCCCACCAATGACCAATAATCATGAAAGAGCTCAAAACACACAGCAGAGAGCAGAACCAGAAGCCACTGAAGCACCGGTGATACTGTCCAGAAACGTGGTCGAGGTACATTACACTCAACAGAGGACTGATCCGATCCGCACCAACACGACGGAGCCAAGGCGGGATCCAAACGGCAGCCAGCATAGGAACTCCGTTTTCTACAACGTTTACCCTCCGGACCAAAGGAACAGGGTCCCTGCACGACCGCTTCAACCAGGACCGGGCCACAGTACCAACTTCTTCCATAACG GTCTCCCAGACTTGATTCCTGACCCGTACTACATCCAAGCTGCGTCATACATCCAGCGAGTGCAGATGTTTGCACTCCACTGTGCCGCTGAGGAGAACTGCCTATCCAG GTCTGCGTACCATCCGAGTGTGAGAGACCTAGATTACAGGGTTCTTCTCAGATTCCCCCAGCGTGTGAAGAACCAAGGAACAGTGGACTTCCTCCCAAAGAAACCCAGACACCAGTGGGAATGGCACAGCTGTCATCG GCACTACCATAGCATGGAGGCCTTTAGTAACTATGACCTGCTGGATACCTCCAATGGACGCAAAGTGGCCGAGGGCCACAAAGCTAGTTTCTGCTTGGAGGACACGTCATGTGAACGTGGTGTGCGGAGACGATTTGCCTGCACGGCTCACACACAG GGGCTTAGTCCTGGTTGCTATGACACCTATCACGCCAACATCGACTGCCAATGGATTGATATCACCGATGTTCCACCTGGAAACTATACGCTCCAG GTGACCGTGAACCCCTATAAACTCGTCGAGGAGTCGGATTTCTCCAACAACGTGGCAAAGTGTGACATCCGCTACACGGGAAGCTACGTGCAAGCGACAAACTGCAGGATCGCAAA GAGCTGA